In a genomic window of Chryseobacterium sp. G0162:
- a CDS encoding glycoside hydrolase family 30 protein: MEFHNLYSFFKGTALLCGVVLFPLSCTSVTQNKGNEVNYWLTKGDESVRLQFQTPIRFVNTSNSLQNIEIDDTQKFQYVDGFGYTLTGGSVEVINRLSPAKRKDLLNELFGNDKNSISISYLRVSIGASDLDGEVFSYDDLPEGQTDVSLSKFSLAKDKALIAMLKEILAINPKIKIIAAPWSAPVWMKDNGKTKGGSLKPEFYETYARYFVKYIQGMHNEGITIDAITPQNEPLHPGNNPSLYMPSEKQRDFIKGYLGPVFKENNVKTKIVVYDHNCNKPEYALDILKDPEAYQYIDGSAFHLYEGDISALSTVHNAFPDKNLYFTEQWTGSKGTFNEDLNWHMKNVIIGSMRNWSRIALEWNLANDSKYGPHTDGGCTECKGAITIANNENFTRNVAYYIVAHASKFVPAGSQRIASTQTKYLSTAAFKTPTGKTVLIVQNDSKEIENFNIKFAGKIATVNIPGQSAATYIF; the protein is encoded by the coding sequence ATGGAGTTTCACAACTTATATAGTTTCTTTAAAGGTACTGCACTGCTTTGCGGTGTGGTACTTTTTCCTTTATCGTGTACCTCAGTTACTCAGAATAAAGGAAATGAAGTGAATTACTGGCTTACTAAAGGAGATGAAAGTGTAAGGTTACAGTTTCAGACCCCCATCAGATTTGTAAATACATCTAATAGCCTTCAGAATATTGAAATTGATGATACCCAAAAGTTTCAATATGTTGATGGTTTCGGATATACATTGACAGGAGGGAGTGTTGAGGTGATTAACCGTTTATCTCCAGCGAAAAGAAAGGATCTGTTGAATGAACTTTTTGGAAACGATAAAAATTCTATTTCCATTAGCTATCTGAGAGTAAGCATTGGAGCTTCAGATCTTGATGGGGAAGTTTTTTCCTATGATGATCTTCCGGAAGGGCAGACTGATGTTTCTCTTTCCAAGTTTAGTTTAGCAAAAGATAAAGCTCTGATTGCTATGTTGAAGGAAATTTTAGCTATCAATCCTAAGATTAAAATTATTGCAGCTCCGTGGTCAGCCCCGGTTTGGATGAAAGATAACGGAAAGACAAAAGGAGGGAGTTTAAAACCTGAATTTTATGAAACGTATGCCCGCTACTTTGTAAAGTATATTCAGGGAATGCATAATGAAGGAATTACTATTGATGCCATCACTCCTCAGAATGAACCTTTACATCCGGGAAATAATCCGAGTTTGTATATGCCATCAGAAAAACAGAGAGATTTTATTAAGGGGTATTTAGGACCTGTTTTTAAAGAAAACAATGTCAAAACGAAGATTGTTGTATACGATCATAATTGTAACAAACCTGAGTATGCTCTTGATATTTTAAAAGATCCTGAAGCCTATCAATATATTGACGGTTCCGCTTTTCATTTATATGAAGGTGATATTTCAGCATTAAGTACAGTACATAATGCCTTCCCGGATAAGAATCTCTATTTTACTGAGCAGTGGACAGGTTCAAAAGGAACTTTCAATGAAGACCTGAACTGGCACATGAAGAATGTAATTATCGGATCCATGAGAAACTGGAGCAGAATAGCTCTGGAATGGAACCTGGCTAATGATTCAAAATATGGTCCCCATACAGACGGTGGATGTACGGAATGTAAAGGGGCAATAACCATTGCAAACAATGAGAATTTTACCAGGAATGTTGCCTATTATATTGTAGCACATGCCTCTAAGTTTGTACCTGCAGGATCTCAACGTATTGCTTCAACCCAGACAAAATATTTATCAACTGCAGCATTCAAAACTCCAACCGGAAAAACGGTGCTGATTGTTCAGAACGATAGTAAAGAAATTGAAAATTTTAATATTAAATTTGCCGGAAAGATCGCTACAGTAAACATTCCTGGGCAATCTGCCGCAACTTATATTTTTTAA
- a CDS encoding RagB/SusD family nutrient uptake outer membrane protein, translating into MKNKSFIYKGLAVTFLAGLSFSNIACSGSYLDEVQNSGAFKTETYFQNERQSFSALVSVYDILRKYSGGFENTVTFFNAGSDDFYSGGGNSNDGAGIQGINNYSLNPNTMPASYWRDYYQGIARANLLMERVSGANMDEGLKKRYSAEAKVLRSLYYFELVRMFGNIPLVLKSVKFDDDYWNIPQAKPGEVYTQIENDIIAALPDLMLIATGNDRGRVTQGTARAILGKIYLYDKKMPEAAAQFEQVNGTPGGTSQYGYKLVANYGDLFKVGPETVDPYKFSTESILEVMHTNKGNSDWGFWGQGKDEGNSINAMLGPRSYSINKKIKDNDAPDLYPGWAFNTVTEDLFNFMQDDPRMNATIFNMKPLLAEDKVTYSPAFSDTGYFLNKYLPTNDLKSSLPGAAELNFRQNYVAIRLADTYLMEAEALGGSGARAQALLDAVRARVGLSSVPVSMQAIKDERRRELAGEGHRWFDLVRWGDAPIKLAFKGFKAGKNEILPIPFNELPNTALHQNPGY; encoded by the coding sequence ATGAAAAATAAAAGTTTTATATATAAAGGGCTTGCTGTAACTTTTTTGGCAGGTCTGAGCTTTAGCAATATTGCTTGTAGTGGTTCTTATCTGGATGAGGTACAGAATTCAGGAGCTTTTAAAACAGAGACTTATTTTCAGAATGAGAGACAGTCATTTAGTGCACTGGTTTCTGTATATGATATTTTAAGAAAATATTCCGGGGGATTTGAGAATACAGTTACCTTTTTTAATGCCGGATCTGATGATTTTTATTCCGGAGGTGGAAATTCTAATGACGGGGCAGGTATTCAGGGAATCAATAATTATTCACTAAACCCTAATACAATGCCTGCAAGCTATTGGAGAGATTATTATCAGGGTATAGCACGTGCCAATCTTTTAATGGAGAGAGTGTCCGGAGCGAATATGGATGAAGGTCTCAAAAAACGATACAGTGCCGAAGCAAAGGTTTTAAGGTCTTTATATTACTTTGAATTGGTAAGGATGTTTGGAAATATTCCTTTGGTTCTTAAGAGTGTAAAATTTGATGATGATTATTGGAACATTCCACAGGCAAAACCAGGCGAAGTCTATACGCAGATAGAAAACGATATCATTGCTGCACTTCCTGATCTTATGTTAATAGCTACGGGTAATGATAGAGGAAGAGTTACACAGGGAACAGCCAGAGCAATATTAGGAAAGATCTATCTTTATGATAAGAAAATGCCGGAAGCCGCAGCACAATTTGAACAGGTGAACGGTACACCGGGAGGTACCAGCCAATATGGATACAAATTGGTAGCAAATTATGGAGATTTATTTAAAGTAGGGCCAGAAACGGTAGATCCTTATAAGTTTTCAACGGAATCTATTCTGGAAGTTATGCATACCAACAAAGGGAATTCTGACTGGGGTTTCTGGGGACAGGGAAAAGATGAAGGAAACTCTATCAATGCAATGCTGGGACCCCGTTCTTATTCCATTAACAAAAAGATTAAAGATAATGATGCTCCTGATTTATATCCGGGGTGGGCATTTAATACAGTGACTGAAGACCTGTTTAATTTTATGCAGGATGACCCGCGAATGAATGCAACTATTTTTAATATGAAACCGTTGTTAGCAGAGGATAAGGTTACTTATAGCCCTGCATTTTCAGATACCGGATATTTTTTAAATAAATATTTACCTACCAATGATTTGAAAAGTTCACTTCCCGGAGCAGCGGAACTCAACTTCAGACAAAATTATGTAGCCATAAGATTAGCTGACACCTATCTTATGGAGGCAGAGGCTTTGGGAGGATCAGGAGCGAGAGCTCAGGCTTTATTGGATGCGGTAAGAGCAAGGGTAGGATTAAGCTCGGTTCCGGTTTCTATGCAGGCAATAAAAGATGAAAGAAGGAGAGAACTTGCCGGTGAAGGACACCGATGGTTTGATCTTGTAAGATGGGGTGATGCTCCTATAAAGCTTGCGTTCAAAGGATTTAAAGCTGGTAAAAATGAAATTTTACCCATTCCGTTTAATGAATTGCCGAATACAGCGTTGCACCAAAATCCGGGATATTAA
- a CDS encoding SusC/RagA family TonB-linked outer membrane protein — MNVRISRNLGVIAVLYFTANFSGQTKKDTLSKENKIDEIVVIGYGTQKKSNVTGAIASIKASDIENIPTGKPEQVLQGRAAGVSVVTNSGQPGAAATVRVRGITSFGAGSNSPLWVVDGIVVDNIGWLNQSDIESIEVLKDGASSAIYGVSAAKGVILVTTKKGKKGKLVLSYNGFYGFSNASKKLDLLDATQYAKIINEGFVNDGQAPRFTNPESFGKGTNWQDTIFGTGEKSSHEVSITGGNDKSSYYTSFGYFDQTGIVMTDISYYKRINARFNSTHKVTDYLTLGQTFAYTHTKSQGVSANEEYGGPLASAVNLDPITPEVVTDWSKVDPSGYTDPYIIRDPNGNPYGISRYVNNEMTNPRAFRSIQQGNYNWSDDFVGNVFAELKFLDHFTFKSSLNGKKSYWGSRTFTPKYYLSPNYRNTGFNSLNKVDENKFEWSMENTLTYQNKFGDHNLSILIGQGVYRYNVSGGASLTYSNLPIDSWQDASFNFDIPQDDITAKGWDGIQTRKASYFGRIIYDYADKYLFTGTIRRDGSSKFATNQHWGTFPSMSLGWNAHKEDFWPENKVINSLKLRGGYGVLGNDEMENFRFASFMVSGSNYTNSGNNIIIGYAPSTLENPNLKWEQTSQLNIAADFKLFNNFTLTADWYKKKTTDILRQINIPGYVGVPNLPWSNVGDMENSGLELELGYKKNWEDFSISVNGNFATIKNKVLRLENDIDYFNLASFQTMGAVSRVAVGQPYGSFYGQTYSGVFQNQAQIDAYVNASGGKLLPNAKPGDFIWQDNNGDGKIDEEDKMNLGSSIPKYTFGLTVNMNYKNFDFMIFAQGQAGNKIFQGLRRLDILDANYQTKILDRWTGEGSTNTSPRVTRDDPNHNYSWMSNYYLQKGDYVRIKIIQLGYTLPQDVTSRFGMSKVRLYITGENLFTFTKYTGYDPEIAGRNNSEQDIIGVDRAYYPQARTFLLGANIQF, encoded by the coding sequence ATGAATGTAAGAATATCGAGAAATTTAGGAGTGATCGCCGTCCTCTATTTTACGGCTAACTTCAGTGGCCAGACAAAAAAGGACACGCTTTCTAAAGAGAATAAAATAGATGAGATTGTAGTCATTGGTTACGGAACTCAGAAGAAGTCTAATGTAACCGGAGCTATCGCAAGTATTAAAGCGAGTGACATAGAAAACATTCCAACCGGTAAGCCGGAACAGGTATTACAGGGAAGGGCTGCAGGGGTTTCTGTCGTTACCAATTCCGGGCAGCCCGGTGCTGCTGCAACGGTTCGAGTCCGTGGTATTACCAGTTTTGGAGCCGGAAGTAATAGTCCGTTATGGGTAGTAGATGGTATTGTAGTGGATAATATCGGGTGGCTTAACCAATCTGACATAGAAAGTATTGAAGTGTTGAAAGACGGGGCATCATCCGCAATCTATGGAGTTTCTGCTGCAAAAGGGGTAATTCTGGTTACCACAAAAAAAGGGAAAAAAGGGAAACTGGTACTTTCTTATAATGGATTTTATGGGTTCTCAAATGCGTCTAAAAAATTGGACCTTCTGGATGCCACTCAGTATGCAAAAATTATTAATGAAGGTTTTGTAAATGATGGACAGGCCCCACGTTTCACCAATCCTGAATCATTTGGAAAAGGTACAAACTGGCAGGATACTATTTTTGGAACAGGAGAAAAATCCTCTCATGAAGTAAGTATTACCGGAGGCAATGATAAATCAAGCTATTATACATCGTTTGGATATTTTGATCAGACGGGTATTGTAATGACTGATATATCCTACTATAAAAGAATCAATGCCAGATTCAATTCCACTCACAAGGTTACAGATTATTTAACGTTAGGACAAACGTTTGCTTATACTCATACCAAATCTCAGGGAGTAAGTGCTAATGAAGAATATGGAGGGCCTTTAGCTTCTGCAGTGAACCTGGATCCAATTACACCGGAAGTGGTTACAGATTGGTCGAAGGTAGATCCAAGTGGTTACACAGATCCTTATATCATTCGTGATCCCAATGGTAATCCGTACGGGATTTCGCGGTATGTAAACAATGAAATGACGAACCCAAGAGCTTTTCGTTCCATTCAGCAGGGAAATTACAACTGGTCTGATGATTTTGTAGGAAATGTTTTTGCTGAGCTTAAGTTTCTTGACCATTTTACCTTCAAGTCAAGTTTAAATGGTAAAAAATCGTATTGGGGAAGCCGCACCTTTACTCCTAAATATTATTTAAGCCCCAACTACAGAAATACAGGTTTCAACAGTCTGAACAAAGTGGATGAAAATAAGTTTGAATGGAGCATGGAAAATACATTGACCTATCAGAATAAATTTGGGGATCACAACTTAAGCATTTTGATAGGACAAGGAGTATATCGATATAATGTATCAGGTGGGGCCAGCTTAACTTACAGTAATTTACCTATTGATAGCTGGCAGGATGCTTCTTTTAATTTTGATATTCCTCAGGATGATATTACAGCCAAAGGATGGGATGGGATTCAAACCCGTAAAGCTTCTTATTTTGGTAGAATTATTTATGATTATGCTGATAAATATTTATTTACAGGAACCATTCGTAGAGATGGGTCTTCAAAATTTGCCACCAACCAGCATTGGGGAACTTTCCCGTCTATGTCTTTAGGATGGAATGCGCATAAAGAAGATTTCTGGCCAGAAAATAAGGTGATTAATAGCTTGAAACTAAGAGGAGGATATGGTGTTTTAGGAAATGATGAAATGGAGAACTTCAGATTCGCAAGTTTTATGGTTTCAGGAAGTAACTATACCAATTCAGGAAATAATATCATTATAGGATATGCTCCAAGCACATTGGAAAACCCAAATCTGAAATGGGAACAAACCAGCCAGCTGAATATTGCTGCAGACTTTAAGCTATTCAATAATTTCACTCTTACCGCAGATTGGTATAAGAAGAAAACGACTGATATTTTAAGACAGATTAACATTCCCGGTTATGTAGGGGTTCCTAATTTACCTTGGTCAAACGTAGGGGATATGGAAAACTCGGGATTGGAACTCGAATTGGGATATAAAAAGAATTGGGAAGACTTCAGTATATCTGTAAACGGAAATTTTGCAACAATCAAAAACAAAGTTTTGCGATTAGAGAATGATATTGATTATTTCAATCTTGCCTCTTTCCAGACGATGGGAGCTGTATCAAGAGTCGCGGTAGGGCAGCCTTACGGATCTTTTTACGGACAGACCTACAGTGGTGTGTTTCAAAATCAGGCGCAAATTGATGCCTATGTAAATGCTAGTGGTGGTAAGCTGTTGCCTAATGCTAAACCAGGAGATTTTATCTGGCAGGATAATAACGGTGATGGTAAAATTGATGAAGAAGACAAAATGAATTTAGGAAGTTCTATCCCAAAATATACCTTTGGGCTTACCGTTAATATGAATTATAAAAACTTTGATTTCATGATATTTGCTCAAGGGCAAGCTGGCAACAAAATTTTCCAGGGATTAAGAAGACTGGATATTCTTGACGCGAATTATCAGACAAAGATTTTAGACCGATGGACAGGAGAGGGTTCTACCAATACAAGTCCGAGAGTGACCAGGGATGATCCTAACCATAATTATTCATGGATGTCTAACTATTACCTTCAGAAAGGAGATTATGTACGTATAAAAATTATTCAGTTGGGGTATACACTTCCTCAAGACGTTACCAGCCGATTTGGAATGAGTAAAGTGAGATTATATATCACCGGAGAAAACCTTTTCACTTTTACAAAATATACTGGATATGATCCGGAAATTGCAGGAAGAAATAATTCTGAACAAGATATTATCGGAGTTGACAGAGCTTACTATCCACAGGCAAGAACATTCTTACTGGGGGCAAACATTCAATTTTAA
- a CDS encoding MFS transporter, with the protein MTAKLSKISLPLKLTFLIFSMVLNCMGLIILQLADTNITYGELGFLESFKDLPIAFISLFAVSFINKTGSKRALIAALAIVGFCSCLLPFIEEFWFYKVWFAIIGACFAIGKICVFGIIRNNISDEKSLAKTMNSVEASFMIGIFAVNTGFGWLISSQYSEFWRFGFLLIAALSAVTIFLLSKAEITESKPSESKSIFVELSGFTTPVVALFLAVIFFIVFVEQGFNSWLPSFYKNHLKVNSFFALQATSFLSLFSYAGRTVTANIIRRFSLSKYYITCISLIIALLLVILGIQYFDSEDSKMILFLFPVIGLFLSPLYPVVNSKMIALVDKEKINLFTSLIVIFSSLGSSVSSIIMAILFGKQLLNFYPLYILCSVILLFVISLIYFNVSKRKYRK; encoded by the coding sequence ATGACCGCTAAGCTTTCTAAAATTTCTCTTCCGTTAAAACTGACCTTCCTTATTTTCTCTATGGTGCTAAACTGTATGGGACTTATTATTCTTCAGCTTGCAGATACCAATATCACCTATGGAGAGCTCGGATTTTTGGAATCTTTTAAAGATCTTCCTATTGCATTTATCTCTCTGTTTGCCGTGAGCTTTATCAATAAAACAGGATCAAAAAGAGCATTGATTGCTGCTTTGGCTATCGTAGGATTTTGTTCTTGCCTGCTTCCTTTTATAGAAGAATTTTGGTTTTATAAAGTATGGTTTGCTATTATCGGAGCTTGTTTTGCAATTGGGAAAATATGTGTATTCGGAATCATCAGAAATAATATTTCGGATGAAAAATCTTTAGCCAAAACGATGAACAGTGTGGAAGCGTCCTTTATGATAGGGATCTTTGCAGTAAATACAGGTTTTGGATGGCTCATCTCCAGCCAGTATTCTGAATTCTGGAGATTTGGATTTCTGTTGATTGCCGCCTTATCAGCTGTAACCATATTCCTACTTTCAAAAGCAGAAATAACAGAATCTAAGCCATCGGAAAGCAAAAGTATTTTCGTTGAATTATCCGGATTCACAACCCCTGTGGTTGCTTTATTTCTTGCCGTGATCTTCTTTATTGTTTTTGTAGAACAAGGATTCAATTCGTGGCTTCCCTCTTTTTATAAGAACCATCTGAAAGTGAATTCATTTTTTGCACTCCAGGCAACCTCCTTCCTATCCCTTTTCTCCTATGCAGGAAGAACCGTTACTGCTAATATTATCCGTAGATTTTCACTATCAAAATATTATATCACATGCATATCCCTTATTATTGCTTTATTGCTTGTAATTTTAGGAATTCAGTATTTTGATTCTGAAGATTCTAAAATGATTCTCTTTCTGTTTCCAGTGATAGGATTATTTCTGTCACCACTCTATCCGGTTGTCAATTCAAAAATGATTGCTTTAGTAGATAAGGAAAAGATCAATCTGTTTACCTCTCTTATTGTTATTTTCTCTTCTCTGGGAAGTTCCGTGAGCTCCATTATTATGGCTATACTCTTTGGAAAGCAGCTATTAAACTTTTATCCATTATATATTTTATGCTCTGTAATTCTTCTTTTTGTGATTAGTTTGATATATTTTAACGTCTCAAAAAGAAAATATAGAAAATAG
- a CDS encoding NUDIX hydrolase, which produces MKIKDTKSKETLQELIDTKDFVAHISVDCTIFGFHNNILKVLLLKYHDLDLWSLPGGFVFNDEDLREAAERVLYERTHLKDLFLKQFHTFGRIDRTENNVHQILLRNKGIEVPEDHWIFQRFITVGYCSLIDFSLTNTFPDAFNESCEWFEVNNLPKMAFDHDRIIETGLEYLRMNINTEVAASNLLPEKFTMKDLQALYETILGQKFRRNNFQRKILSLNILDRLEKLYDGSANKAPYLYKFKTEVHNATNQYPISNDEVT; this is translated from the coding sequence ATGAAAATCAAAGACACAAAAAGTAAAGAAACACTTCAGGAACTGATCGACACCAAGGATTTCGTTGCTCATATTTCTGTAGACTGTACGATATTCGGATTTCACAATAACATTCTGAAAGTATTGTTATTGAAGTATCACGATCTGGATCTGTGGTCGCTCCCAGGTGGTTTTGTTTTCAATGATGAGGATCTTAGGGAAGCTGCAGAACGGGTTTTGTACGAACGAACCCATCTTAAAGATTTGTTTTTAAAACAATTCCATACGTTTGGAAGGATTGACCGTACAGAAAATAATGTTCACCAAATCCTTCTTAGAAATAAAGGGATAGAAGTACCGGAAGATCACTGGATCTTTCAAAGATTTATTACGGTAGGCTATTGCAGCCTTATCGATTTTTCATTGACCAATACTTTTCCGGATGCTTTTAATGAAAGCTGTGAATGGTTTGAAGTGAACAATCTTCCCAAGATGGCTTTCGACCACGACAGGATCATAGAAACAGGGCTGGAATACCTTAGAATGAATATCAATACCGAAGTAGCAGCCAGTAACCTTCTTCCTGAAAAATTTACCATGAAGGATCTTCAGGCTCTTTATGAAACTATTTTAGGGCAGAAATTCAGAAGAAATAATTTCCAACGAAAAATATTAAGCCTCAATATTCTTGACAGATTAGAAAAACTATACGACGGTTCTGCTAATAAAGCTCCGTACCTTTATAAATTTAAAACTGAGGTACACAATGCCACTAATCAGTACCCTATCTCCAACGATGAGGTAACTTAA
- a CDS encoding acyl-CoA dehydrogenase family protein, with the protein MSYYPLTSIPDYYGIDALLTEEHKLIRQSIRDWVESFVMPQIDQAAQNHTDLPGLMRELGKIGALGPYIPVEYGGSGLDQISYGLIMQELERGDSAVRSAASVQSSLVMFPINEFGSEEQKKKYLPKLAAGEMIGSFGLTEPNHGSDPSSMETYIKNMGDHYLLNGAKMWITNSPLCDIAVVWAKNEEGKIQGIIVERGMEGFTTPETHNKWSLRASKTGELVFNDVKVPKENLLPGVTGLKGPLSCLNSARYGISWGVIGAAIDCYCTAVQYSKERKQFGKPIGSYQLQQKKLAEFLTEITKAQLLCLQLGNLKNEHKATPAQISMAKRNNVKMAIDIARESRQILGGMGIMGEFPMMRHAANLESVITYEGTHDVHLLITGLDITGINAF; encoded by the coding sequence ATGTCATATTATCCTCTTACAAGCATCCCTGATTATTATGGAATTGATGCTTTACTTACTGAAGAACACAAACTGATCCGCCAATCTATCAGAGACTGGGTTGAAAGTTTTGTAATGCCGCAGATAGATCAGGCAGCTCAAAATCATACAGATCTTCCCGGTCTTATGAGAGAACTAGGAAAAATAGGAGCATTAGGTCCATATATTCCGGTTGAGTATGGTGGTTCCGGATTAGATCAGATATCTTATGGTCTTATTATGCAGGAGTTGGAAAGAGGAGATTCTGCAGTTCGTTCTGCAGCTTCTGTACAGAGTTCTTTGGTTATGTTTCCCATTAATGAGTTCGGTTCTGAAGAGCAAAAGAAAAAATACCTTCCAAAGCTTGCTGCAGGAGAAATGATTGGTTCTTTTGGATTAACCGAGCCTAACCATGGTTCTGATCCGAGTTCTATGGAGACTTATATCAAAAATATGGGCGATCATTATCTTTTGAATGGGGCTAAAATGTGGATCACGAATTCTCCGCTTTGCGACATTGCAGTGGTATGGGCAAAGAATGAGGAAGGAAAAATACAGGGAATAATCGTTGAAAGAGGAATGGAAGGATTCACTACTCCGGAAACACACAATAAATGGAGTTTAAGAGCTTCAAAAACCGGAGAATTGGTATTCAATGACGTAAAAGTTCCTAAAGAAAACCTACTTCCGGGAGTGACAGGGCTAAAAGGTCCTTTATCTTGTCTGAACTCTGCCAGATACGGAATTTCATGGGGAGTAATCGGAGCAGCTATTGACTGCTACTGTACAGCTGTTCAGTATTCTAAAGAGAGAAAGCAGTTTGGTAAGCCTATCGGTTCTTACCAGCTTCAACAGAAAAAATTAGCTGAATTCTTAACTGAGATTACAAAAGCGCAGTTACTATGTCTTCAATTAGGAAACCTTAAAAATGAACATAAGGCAACTCCAGCACAAATTTCAATGGCTAAACGTAACAACGTAAAAATGGCGATTGACATTGCAAGAGAATCAAGACAGATTCTGGGAGGAATGGGTATCATGGGGGAATTCCCGATGATGAGACATGCTGCCAATCTGGAGTCTGTTATTACTTATGAAGGAACTCATGACGTTCATTTGTTAATCACCGGTTTAGATATTACAGGTATCAACGCTTTCTAA